The Anolis sagrei isolate rAnoSag1 chromosome 6, rAnoSag1.mat, whole genome shotgun sequence genome includes the window TCTGTTTCTCCACCTCCAActcactctcctcctcctccctccatctctcctctccctccatccaaattcctttctcccctcctctctttctgttcagatccctccttcttttccctccaaagaagaaagaaagaaagaaagaaagaaagaaagaaagaaagaaagaaagagtgggtGCCTGCGCTTGCTCTGAAGAGACAAATCCTCCACTGTCCTCATTCCCAAAACTTTCCGCAGGTAAACTTTTCCAGATTGAACTTTCCTTCTAGTTGAGACGGTTGGGGAAGGAAGCCATCATACATCTAGGgctccttccacaaagctgagtaaaatcccacattattggctttgaactggaatatatggcagggcggacacagaaaacccagttcaaatcagatcttgtgggattttctgtcttgatatcctatatggctgtgtggaaaggccttagtttcctccctcccatcctttgtAAAAGCAAGAGGTTTGGGGCTTGTTGGATTTTGGAGGGATGTGTATCTCTCATCCGACATTACTTATCCAAACTCTGGGGGGGCATGAAGTGGTTATTCCCATAACCGAACCCCTTTTCTCGGCCCCCAGGAATGAGTACTGTCATTACTACTTATTTTATTCCTCCAGAAAGGCCGCTATGCGATGGAGCAATTTGCAATGCACACCCCTCAACCCCCAGGGCAAAATATACAatatacgagagttgaatgaaaagtaatgcctccaacttcataactcctcaagagatgtgattactggtatgcggcaggtactggcttgttcagtagactctcctctacagttccattttggtgagaagccttagcattgaacggttgtgttgttaaagtgcgaagtatggagccctgcgcagacggtcggtcaatgtgacttaagcaatgtgcagtcattgaattcttgacaacagaagtgtcaccccaaaggagattcatcagagaatgcaagctgtttatggtgattgtgtgatgtgagtactgtgtgtcattgggtgagtaagtttaaagatgttgaggtgagaacatctgacttgcgtgacaaacaaagagttggacatcctgtgacagcaaccactgagtttcacaagcaaaaggttgacagattgatttaggATAATCgtatcattcagagagaaatttcaaacataagtcaccttcgggctgatgtgggcggggtaaaaatagcgtaaataaataaataaataaataatcggcatttcacaagaatgtgtgggtcacattattgctttgcttggctatcagaagatctgtgcatgatgggtgcccaggatgagagaactgtgagacgctgattGCGGAAacaagtgtcaacttcttccgtggtggcttcagaaaacttgttcatcgttggcagaaatgtatccaattgtctggtgattatatggaaaagtgaataatggtcgttaaagagcacaatctaaggattatttctgtgtttgatttattaaaatattcccatccaaacccaagtaacgaaggtggaggcattacttttcattcaaccctcgtaataacAAGAGAGTTTTTCAACATCTTGAAGACCTTTTGATTTGAGGCAAGAAATAAGGGGAAGTTTATGTGAGCCTCTAAAAGTGCGAGATATTTCAGGATAGGTGCatttagcacaggcatgggcaagcttgggccctccaggtgttttggacttcaactcccagaattcctaacagcctcaggccctttcctttcccccctcagccgcttaagtaaAGGTGATGGCAACATAACCCTCTCCCAACCCCAAAGTTGCCCTCTCCTGCTTTAGTGCCATAACAATTTCaaaagtttttttgtgtgtgtatgtttgtgtgtcaggggtgacttgaaaaactgcaagttgcttctggtgtgagagaattggctgtctgcaagaacgttgcccaggggacgtccagatgttttgatgttttatcatccttatgagaggcttctctcatgtctctgcaatggggagctggagctgacagagggagctcatccacactctccaaaGTATTAAAAGTTGGCAGTCAAGTGAAGCTGTCAATGAGACTATGAAACCTCAAATATAACTGATCGGAATGGAGACTTCCCTTTGATTTTGTTTCTCTCTAAGGTGCACCTGCCTTGTTCCCAAACACCATAGGGATGCCTGGTGGCGTGAGCTTGCTTTTGGTGGCAGCGACGTGGGCCATGGCCTCCCCTGCCGACACTTGCAATAAAGCCCTTTGCGCCAGTGATGTCAGCAAATGCCTGCTGCAGGTAAGATTACAGAGATAAAAGCAAGGtacaaaataatactaatactaatgtaaaggtaaagctttccacttgacattaagtctagtcacgtcCAACTCTGGAGAgtgatgctcatttccatttctaagacgaagagctggcgttgtctgtagacacctcatgtggccagcatgactacaaatacttacttacttaggcaatccttcgttggccgagtaggatagtcttccaggatcagaattcttgtgagtctgtaggtgactgtggaaccctattcttgatctgcatcttcttccgcagtgaggacattggtttccaggtggaaggcggtcacggttggggttggcttgatgcgccttcttcttggcacgtttctctctttcacccctccattcgtgcctcttcgaattctgcagcactgctggtcacagctgacctccagctggagcgatcaagggccagggcttcccagttctcggtgtctatgccagagtttttaaggttggctttgagcccatctttaaatctcttttcctgtccaccaacattccattttccgttcttgagttcagagtagagcaactactttgggagacggtgatctttgggcattcggacaacgtggctggtccagtggagttgatggcggaggaccatcgcttcaatgctagaggtctttgcttcctccagcacgctgacatttgtctgcctgttttcccaagagatttgcaggattttccagaggcagcgctgatggaatctttccgggagttgcatgtgacgtctgtagacagtccacgtttcgcaggcgtatagcaggattggaaggacaatggctttataaacaagtaccttggtatccctacggatgtcccagtcctcaaacactcgctgcttcattcggaaaaaggctgcgctcgcagagctcaggcggtgttgtatttcggtgttgtattttgtattagtatgactactaatactactactaacaataataatacaagaaaAGCATTATTGTCCAATTTGattttttgcacacaaaaaagCATTTTTGAGGCATGCTTCTTAAACctccaaattaaaataaacagttcacTGCAATGGCTAGCAGCTAAAATGCTTAcagaaaatgaagaataattagCACCATTTTGCACAGAGCAAACCTGAACTTTTTGGAAGAGAACTATGGTCCCTTCCAcgctgccctttatcccagaaccctagattatctgctttgaactggattataggagtctacactgcacCTGGtgagcagtaggttaaaccactgagtagccgaacttgctgaccacaaggtcactggttcaaatctgggaagcggggtgagcacccattgttagacccagcttctgctaacctagcagttcgaaaacatattcccattcaaacccaagtaacgaaggtggaggcattacttttcattcaaccctcataggatTCAAAAGCATAGTTGTGTTAGTCTGGATCAGCACACAAAGGGATTTTGGAGCACTCTTGATGTGGTAGCTTTCACAGCATGCGCCCACACTGTGGAATTCATTTAGGATTTTTTGAGGCAATGTTATGATCCCTTTACCTGTCATCTCTTGGCAGGAAGTGTGCCAGTGTGAAGCAAACCGCGCTGGTTGTCCATGCTGTCGGGAATGCGCCTTTTGCTTGGGCAACCTTTGGGAGACTTGCTGCGACTGTGTGGGTAAGGAGAATCCAAGGGCAGTGGCCTACCGCTCCCCATTGTCAACcgagagattctgggagttgtcgtccaAAACAGAAAGCTGTGCTGCTGTTTGAGGACATCAGAGCCAGGAACCCATACTCACACTCCAAACAAGCAAAGTGTTCCAGACTATAATTTAGGgagactcaacgtggtttacacatagataatggcaaaaattcaatgccttacaactacaataataaatagtaaaaccgcactttaaacataaatcatattaaaaacacgtagagcgcgttgcagtaatctattcgggatgtaaccagagcttggacAACCATAGCCAGAGGGTTGTCAGATCAGTATAATCTCAGATGATGAGATTTCAGGTCAAAACCTGGACTCTGGGGGCAACCCCTTGTGATGACACAGTAGGCCAGCGCCTATACTTTCAAAGGGGTAGCTTCTGGTGTTGTGACCTGAGCATGACATGTTGAGCATCAGTTTACAAATTAGATGAttttgggaaaaaatgaatgagATTGTCTCTTGCTTAGAGATGTCATCACCTCACtcaagatcatagaatcctagagttggaaaagacctcatgggccatcaaggccaaccccctgccaaggaagcagaaaaatcacattcaaagcacccctgacagatggccatccagcctctgctttaaagcctccaaagaaggagcctccaccacactccaggcagagtgttccactgctgaacagctctcataggaagttcttcgtaatgttctggtggaatctcctttcctgcagtttgaagccattgttccacatcctagtctccagggcagcagaaaacaaatttgcttcctcctccctgtgacttccactcacatatttattcatggccctcatcatgtctcctctcagtcttctcttctgaaggctaaacatgcccagctctttaagccgctcctcatggggcttgttctccagacccttgattattttagttgcactcctccagacacattccagcttgccaacatcacccttcaattgcagtggccagaattggacacagtgtgattccaggtgtggtctgaccaaggctgaatagaggggtagcatgatttccctggatctagacattatactcctatttatgcaggccaaaatcccattggtttttttagaaACCACATGAGATTGTTGGCtgtgttcaccttcctgtccacgaggatccccaagatctttttcacatgtactgctgtcgagccaggcgtcccccattctgtatttttgcatgggAAGGGGGCCAGGCTTTGAATTCTAGAGCTTACCAAGGAAGGATTCTGACTTGACTTTTTCCTCCCGAGGGCTCTGCGATGAACGTCCTCTCTCCGCCCCTCGTCCGGCCCAGCGAAGCTCTATGCACAACCTGATGTCTCCCGTGCCctctcttttccgggcactcacAGCCATCTCTGACAACGAGTCTCCCATGGGCTGGAGCATCTTGACTTTGCCAGttgaggaggagctgaggcaGAACCACGTAGAGACAGACCATCTCTTGCTGGGGCCACACACAGGTAAGTGTACCTGGCCCAGAGGAGAAAGCATTGATGTCGCAATAATGAAGGATACACAGCCATGAACTTTCCTCTTCTCACTTGCAGGCTTGGTTCTCCCAGATGCTGAAGGCCTCAATGCCACCACACCACCTTGCCAGTCCATTTTCTTCAACGAGTGCCTGTCCATGAGCCGATGCCGGACAGCTTGCCAATCAGTGGGAGCCTGGCGCTACCGCTGGTTCCACAATGCCTGCTGCCAGTGTGTAGGGCCTGACTGCCGGGGCTATGGCGGGGCCCAAGCCATTTGTTCCAACTGCCGGGATTAACTCTCAGCTTTTCTCTTTACATGTACATGTACACATGTGTGGGGCCCTCAACCAACTTATTTACCTGCCTACCTCTCTCTCccaccttccctttcttcctattCTGAGCGTTGTGAGCAAGACCAGTCCAATACATttttcataacattatttttgatgctacttcataactataattttgctgctgttatgaatcatcatgtaaacatctaataaaggtaaaggttttcccctgacattaagtccagtcgtgtccaactctggggggtggtgctcatctccatttctaggccgaagagccagcgttgttcgtagacacctccaaggtcatgtggccggcatgactgcatggagcgccgttacatctgataggcaggatgtattttcattcatcgTACCaaatttggagccatggagaagaagaactcaacaggttcctggaccatcttaacagcatccacccaaacatccaattcagtatggaaaaagaaaatgaaggaagactgccttttctagatgtcctagtcatccgcaaaccagatcaacaattgggtcacactgtctacagaaaacccacacatacagatagatacctacataaaaactccaaccatcacccaagtcaaaaaagaagcaccattaaagccttggcagaccgtgcaaaaagaatctgcgaaccccacctcctccaagatgaactgaaccacctaaactgggctctccaggccaatggagactccacttcagacatcagaagagctgcaagaccaagaacaagccacgagaataaagatgaagatccacccagaggaaaagtgttcttgccatatatcaagggaaccactgaccgcatagggaagctgatgaggaaacacaacatacaaactatttacagacacaccaagaaaatccaacaaatgctacgttcagcaaagtacaagagggatcctctcacctctgcaggagtctaccgtgtaccatgcagctgtggacaagtttacatagggaccaccaaacgcagcattgcccaaacacgaatcaaggaacatgaaaggcactgcagactacttcaaccagagaagtcagccatagcagagcacctgatgaaccagcctggacacagcatattatttgagaatacagaaatgctggaccacaccaacaaccaccatgtcagactacacagagaagccattgaaatccacaagcatgtggacaatttcaacagaaaggaagagaccatgaaaatgaacaaaatctggctaccagtattaaaaaactctaaaatcacaacagcaaaacagcagagaggaaacaaccaggcacatcttaacacctctcaacaaaaggttttcccaggctcaggcaggccttcaaatgctaatgaagatggtcagctgaaacattcacacctacctctagcagagaagagctctttgccccaccccagccattccacagatatataaacccattgtcctatttccaacagacttcactacctttgaggatgcttgccatagatgcaggcgaaacgtcaggagaaatgcctctagaatatggccctatagcccgaaaaaacccacaagaacctaaagtatTGGTTCTCAAACTGCTATCCTTCAGATGTTTGGAACTTCAAGTCCTAATATTTCTGAGCACTGCTCATATTCGCTAAAATCAAAAATATCTCAAGGACCTGATTTCGAAAGCTGCTGGAGGGGAAGGATTGATGAGAGAAAATAGTATTCTTGAAGTACTACATGTCTACCTGAAAATATACAATAGGCAAAGGTTTCTGAGACTAGCTTCTGGCACCTGGTTAACCACAGAATGTGGGCTTCCTAAGGTGTTGGATAACAGCTGTATCTTTAATCTCAGGTAAGCAAGTAGAATGCATGTTTGAAACCTTGATAGGCCACCATATGTAGCAGGAGGGCTGAACTGGTGAGAAATAGATTTTGGGAGCTCTATTCCTCAGGCTGTGGGGTGAAGTCTTTCTgaagagggtgctcaccaatgcttcctcttcatcctggaaagaagtgacaagtggagtgccgcagggttccgtcctgggcccagtcctgttcaacatctttacttatgacttagatgaaggacttcagccagccatcaccgaaacctgaactccttttcccttggaagtctacaaagctctgcttggtaagggtcactcgcggaagccagaaacagttggtaccaggtgcaggggctccatgccaatagaggcaaagacagactgcccaggttagaagttaaggatttccccattagttacagttatgaagatagtgcctgttccctgtggacaagattgagagagagccaatagactgttaagaaagccttaaagtacctgtttgttttcatcaataaagaacattgttgaacctttaaacaatctaaagactctgttttaaggaaatccaagggcctttaatctgaggcagccctggagtcccattgggcacacagaatttatgtcctgtctacagtcttatgcacaggcccagcatgcgacagcacattgGACATTACACAAAtacataaaccctacttgcctagtcaggagaaaatgcttctggaacatgaccacacagcctggaaaactcacagcaaaccagtgtaGGGTTGTTTCCCCATTCAAACGCATGCTGCTTTGGAAGCACGAAGACAACACAATTACAAGTCCCTTTTCCCAGCCTTGCTAAACTCTGTTTCTCCAGCCTTACCAAGGAGCTGCGGCTAAAcctgccagtggttctcaacccggggtccccagatgtttttggccttcaactcccagaaatcctaacagctggtaaactggatgggacttctatgagttgtatttatttatttattttttacagcttttatattctgcccttctcaccccgcaggggactcagggcggattacagtgtacacatatatggcaaacattcaatgccaatttttgacatacaaacatatacagacatagacagaggctatttaactttttctggacaccaggggagctgtcactttcatcgtccatctgcgacgctgatgaagcacttccgcattccccgcatgcttccccactggaatgctttgctggagtctttttttatggcctcataaattagttaatttagcctccccacacaaggtggtacctaattttgctacttgacagacgcaactgtctttcgggttgcaaaagtcgacaacaggctacacaattggttggaaacccactccaacccgggctggcttcgaactcatgactttttggtcaaagtgatcttaatgcagttgacactcagccagctgcgccacaatcccggtgtaggccaaaaacatctggggaccccaaattgagaaccactgaggatGAGAAAGAGAAGTAGAAGGCCAAGAAGACCTGAACAGGCTTTATTAACTGAGGTATCAAAGACAAAATCCCAGTTGCCTTTCACCTGGTCAGGAGCAGCTTTCCGCCCTAAATGTTCCA containing:
- the LOC132777632 gene encoding twisted gastrulation protein homolog 1-B-like, translated to MPGGVSLLLVAATWAMASPADTCNKALCASDVSKCLLQEVCQCEANRAGCPCCRECAFCLGNLWETCCDCVGLCDERPLSAPRPAQRSSMHNLMSPVPSLFRALTAISDNESPMGWSILTLPVEEELRQNHVETDHLLLGPHTGLVLPDAEGLNATTPPCQSIFFNECLSMSRCRTACQSVGAWRYRWFHNACCQCVGPDCRGYGGAQAICSNCRD